In the Argiope bruennichi chromosome 8, qqArgBrue1.1, whole genome shotgun sequence genome, ACCATAATAACAAATAGTAATAATGGATTATCACTCTTTTGCAAGATATATTTTAAGCTGCAACTGGTATTTCAAAAGATGAGTTTTGTAAGGATCCAATATAATACAGatcattatttaaagtaaaaggattctcacacaatttttttaaaaaaagtcaaaggcttaaagaaaattcaaggattataaaatgcaaatgataaattcaaataaaatattttcaccattAACATCAAAATACAccattattttcttgtttattgcTTCTAGTAGCTAAAGTAAAAAGCACTAAAACCATCTGTTATGATCATCTAGAAATAAATTagtcaaaatttacagttttttggGATAACAATACAATTAACAACAGTGTAGCTACTATTAGATGCAAACTGCACAAAAGCTACTACAGAGTTTGTTCATTTAACCAATGCATCCacattttaactgtaaaaaaaaaaaaaaaaaagtcattaagtaATAATAATCCCAAAAGAATTTCTAACTTTACTTTAAACATCATTTGATAGAAAGAAAGTAGGCAAAGAGAATGTAAGAGACATAAATCAACAAACTTTATAATGctcaaacaaattatttcattcaattaatttgttCACAGATTGCAgggtaaaaattgttttcaagttTTACTCGTTTTATTTaagatcatttattttattttcgatgcATTTTCCTTTTCTCAATTCCTTTCATCATTTTGGGAATATTATATTTGGTTATTAAGAGTTTTGCTAtatttgtgaacatttttttacatGTACTTAAGTTTTTTTAGTGACAAATTCTTGACTTCTatgttcttcaataaaaatttcaatctcaATATTTTCACTAAGGAAATTTCTTTATCTCAATACCAGGCTATGAGATAGTGCCATCAGAATCTTAATTACATTCCACAATTCTTCATATGATCTTTGACCTTCTAAATgttccaataaaaatttatctattgatTCTTGGATATTTTAAATCCCAAATTCTACCAAACTGGAAagcaacattttacaaaaatattaaaattctaacaaaataaaattattattattattgcttagtTACTTTCAATCAAAAAAACAGAATGATTTTCACTTTGTAATAAAAGGAATAAGCTTATTTTGATTCTTCTTGAATTAAAGTAATGTATACTCCTGGCAACATATGATCAAAGATTTATCCAAActtcaataaatgaaagaatgTAAGGAGTCCTGATATTCATGTTTCAAATCTTCTAGTTGTTTCTAGCATTCTACCccaaatgaatttcataatatctttgccattaattttatttatatatgtctttaaaaaaaatcaaacatgaaaatagtttttacaatTGATAGacctctaaaaatatttttatattgatgaaaGTTTTCAAACAGCAAGAGatcatttttcttacaaaaaatagcAAAAGTAGACAGTCttttagaatgttaaaaatgGTTGTACACTTTTTGTAAAACCAAGAAAAGAATTGGCGAAAAAGTTAGGGTTGGATATTTGCTCcatgtttcaataaatatgatttagaCTTTTGTATAGGAAATATGCTCTTTTTAATGTTCTCAAcatataaaatccattttaatagaTTATTCTGCAAACGATACACTTTTAACATATGGTTCTTGCAAAAATTTTAGGGAAATTTCTCAAACTCTAAAAATTGTAGCCTTTGCCTTTCACTCAgatgatttgaataaataaaacataatagataaataagaaTCAATATCCTATCTGGATATCATTTCatcatgttttaataaattgctgACTTCATCtaccaatatttattaataatattgaaaattctttatatttcatcattCAATCAGTCAAAAACTTCCAATTTACACATAGCCCATTCATCAAATGGATAAAAACCTTTCTCAAAACCTACTTTTTTACAGAATAATTAGATTCCCATAAAATATCTTTAGTTGTCTAATGATCCATGAAAGTTGAAGTtatattctgattttaataaCCTCACTGTTTTTAATCCAAAATCAAATATGTAAACACATTTGTTTTGTTAGCAAAGGCTTgagtatttcatcaaaatttagattGCACCTTGAAAATCAGTCAGGcattaacataaaatatctttatgtatGCAGCaatattcatatgaaattatgtaaaagCACTTTAAGTTCTCCAGTGGAATCTTTCAACAGTTTTGCCATTTTGCAGTAATTCccgaaaaaaattcgaaatctttCAAATTACAAGAATAACTTGCATACAATTCAAAAATCACTCcagttatataaataaacattgtgAAGACAAAAGAAATGGTGTAAAAGTATTATCTTTAGTTGTTGTATCAGTTaaagatttttaacaattatGGTGATAATCTTACTTTCCCCCCCTTCCAACTACAGAGAGACACTAATAACCGATAGTGTTCCAATATCAAAACCCTCAAATAGATCAATTGCTTCCGATAGGACCTCACATCCGACACAAAATTGTTGACTCAGTTCAGTGATATTATTGGATTCAGCAAGGTAAATACCCTACatgtattttcaaagaaaataaagtttcaaaaattgtaaagatcttttttttttttttctcttcttttgtaGCATATAAAAGACACAAATAATACTGCAGCactcaataaattcaatttaatcacCCTGCCTTAGATCTAGCCCTCATgtggaaaagataatttttttgaattaaatccatctaATACTataattcaaatgcaaaatttattttgtagttatagcaCCAAAACTgcataaatcaatcaaatttaaaattaaatctatatataaGAAACCTGCCTGTCAGCTTGTCTGGAATATAggcatgataactcaaaaatgaaaagattgaGAAAGATGAAAATTAGCATATGATTTTATCATAATTGTTGATctatatcacattttgaaccaaatccattattagtcagtttgtttgtttgttcattggtatataaaaattataacagataaagttacattttatataaatgaatttgtaatgttTAAGTCACCAAAGTtctagttttgtataaaattttattttctaaagagaGAAAAGAGCAATTGACATAGTGGTCTTCTCTATACTACAAAGCATATAGCATGTTACATCATGCAAATGAAACAGAAAGTCAAAggaagaacactttttttttttagttccaaatgtttaaattcttagaacaaaaattaatttttttaactttctagtCCCTTTAATTGGGCACAACTCATCTTAAGACCAGCTCTGAACACCTTTCCACTGCTGGAATATTCAATGAGAAACCCAATcattaattagttttctttttgatCCCAAAAATGAATGGGTAtacatttcaacaatttttcaaaagCCCAATGAAAAATCAAGCACTTTTCCAGGATcaaaatacagcaaaataaaacTCAAGGAGTTGACAATGATTTTGAAGATCATGAGAATAGAAtatacataatgaaatatttcagataactgatttcatcaacaaaattcatagtcattttatttttaaaaatattacttagaccaaattttaaaaatatacatgactaaaagaaatttctttacatCAATTCTATCAGATAATTAAgccaataaaatcaataatttaccCTAATGGCTTCAGCTTCAGCCTCAGCTTCCATGATAACACgattcctaaaataataaaatttcaatcttaaCATGCAAGCACAAAATAGTTTTAGATACATGCTATTCTTATACCtacttcttataaaaattatatttgttcttATTAGCTGTTCACTTAAGTGCAATATCTACTTAATTTTAACTATCaaacaatatagaaatattctgaacaatgcaatatattaacatttaaccTCTCAGAATTAATGGACTAGCtttaacataaaacataattttattaatacttcataataaattatagtgttagtaaataaataaatatgattaaaagtaaataacatgtatgataaaaaaaattaactgcttaaaaataaaagaaatagtggATTCTCAACTTgaagactaaaaataaattagttaaaataaaacttgatagataaattttaattatgaattaacatTAGTAAAACAATAGATTAGAAAGtaagctttcataatttttattagaaaattacattacttaatttaacaaataagaatcttaaatgtagaaaatgaattatattaatgcaAATCTTATCAAAACtgaagaatttcttaaatttcattgttaGTCAAAATCATACATTTAccagattttttaaagtaaagaattgtagttagaaaagattttattacagatatgaaacaattttatttataaacaaatacctATTGGCTTCAGCCAATTTCTCAAGTCTGTATTTTTCTGCTTCAGCTGGTCGCCTTACAGTAGCTTCCAATTCTCGCTCTTTTCGAAGGATTTCTTGTTCTTGAACTTGAATATCCTGCGTTCGTTCGATAACTTTCACCTGCATTTGCTCTTCTTTTATTCGTTGACGAGTTTTAGCAGCTTGCAGGTTGTAAGCAAGATCAGATTCtgctttctttaaacaaaaataggAACAAAATTACCTTTATAgccatttcttcattttaaacattatgaaacaTTTATAGTAAACTTACTTTTGTATTCACTTCCATGTCATAAGCAgctttctttaattcaaaatctctCTGGGCTTTCGCAATCTCAGTATCATTAAGATATCTGGCAgccattttttcttcttcagcaATAGCTTCCTAAAATCAATGATTGTAAATATACAATACTGTGCGACCTTTTCCAGTATTtgttaacaatttatataaataaagaaattcataaaaaatggataaatcttttctttttatctattgaaaattaaaattcatcccTGCAAATTAAGTGCAATgcataaatctatttaaaacaagaaaaaaaaattttaactttacatATCTACTgcctaaatttttcaaattattaaaagttatattcaaaattataaaagtatataatttttattaaaaattaaattctaaaaaaaaaaccctttctttcatttaaagcaGATGCATAAATCAATAAAGTAAATGagcaataaaaatgtgtaaatgtcCCTATGTCCTCATGTAACTAGTTTCAATgctgaaaagaataatataatatcttatGGGCACTGCAGTAATtgatctaataaattatttaatcgtaaaagatttgtttaaattgtaagattttaaatgctattaagtaaaagctgaattaatttttttttaaacaattggcTCATTAATGTTCAACTTTACTTCAGATATAGgtattaatacatttcatttaaattatgattacaaaaaaaatcaaacataaaataaaattttgctgttccattttttttacaatttgtacAAAGTGAAATGccatttgaagaaacatttttattaatacatattaaaagatttaaaatataaaataaattaaaattattcttggattaattttatgtttcaatgtttcaaaataacattttgatttcaaaaatctgGATTATGGCTTGTATATGTTCAATGGAAAATTGTTTATCAGTTTGAAAAAAGATACTAGTTTACATGACAAAGCaaaaaagaagcaataaaataaGGTAATAATTGTTAAATGTAATTGTCCTAAATGTTGCTGGGTGTTAATGGTGTTAATTAAtccctaaaaattttaaaatatagtaatattttcaaaaatacaggAAGAAAGAAAAACTGCTTACATAATTCTAACAAACAtgaattaatgctttaaataaaaaaaaatgtataaaaaaattactcaaagcttatggaatttttattttgcagggccagataatattttatttctaatagtaTCTTAATGAAActattgtttgttttcttttgttgaagTGTAGAAGTGTGTTTGCAGAATTTATTTACACTATTTATCCTgttgaaatatattacaattcAAAGACAATATCCCATATTGtctattatcaatttttttcattcagttacCTAAGTTTAGAAAAAACAGATAAAAGACTTAGGCAgcattttccttaaacaaagctGTTAGTGTTAAGCATTTaagtaatacatatatataagaagaaaagATATACAATAAGTTTAGAGATTTTTAGCATGAACCttgaacatgtttttttattatgatcTTCATTTGGTGATACGaatcaaaatgtatattaaaagtttttaagtaaaaacatttagatattattccaattcaaaataatctttaaatgttATGTGTGAAGCAACATGGATTATCTGTGAATGCAAAATCATAGCAGTTTCAAATTAAAGATAGGAGGtttcagtaaagaaaaataatttagaatgcaGCAGATATGTAATAGTAGTTAGATAAGCATTTTCGAAGAAGAAAGCTCACAAGGCtgaagagaataaaaaagtagttttaatttgaaaggtataataaaaatgattttatatacttatttcccaggtaaaaaaaaaaaaatgtaggattAGTTCCATaacttcaaaacaataaaaaaaaaaacatgagaaaagtaaaaaaacttAATCAACACTTATCTCCGATTTAATAAGATGATAACATTCATACCAAACAGAatattcagaaaacaaaatttacataCTATAGAACTGTAATGCAaaggtatgaaaaaaaatttgaaaaataaattattaaaaatatcatttttttttaatctcaaaatgttatagggctttctttatttcaaattgaacttaaataaaacatataaataaactgaaaaaaatgagttaaaatatatttaataaaactaacaaGGCATAACTGAACTAGGTAAATGTCCCATTTTCCATACACATTAATTTATCTCTAAAGAGAatcattactttataaaaataactaaaaacacAAAGAAACCTTTATTTGGGAATCACGACGAGCTTCTGCTTCACCCATGCGTGCATCTCGTTTTACTTCAGCAGTTCTAGCCATACCAAGAGCTTTCAAATAtccctgaaaaataaaaaattcttgtaataaataccacaaaaataaaaaaaatgcatggcaATTAATTTATATGCTATTATAATACTAAGCAATTAACTTAAAAGAAGCAGTTATGATAAATTTTGTTGTTATAAgaacatcaaattaatttttggtataacaaatttaaaccaaagctatgcatatatatatatatatataaacatttctttgggccagaaaaatgttatatttaattacaagattTGGAAATATAAGCAAGAATCATATGATTTCATTTTCCAAATGCAAATTAACTATTatgttatgtttaatttatattttaactaatgaattatatatgaatttcagCCATTCTTTTAACATCTTGAATATCATATAGGAATCTCTAAGACATATGCTAGGGGAACCACACATTTTTGGGTCAAATGATCGTTATTTAAATCATAACAGATCATAATACACTTTACGAAatgaaactaaaactaaactaaaatttgaacTATCATAAGTGGTATTTAACAGATGGCACACAAAACATGAGGAAATTTGTGAGCAATgtgttaattattattcaataaatggaaaaaaattcattgtgtAAAATAAGCAATCAAAGAAAAtcctaaaaaataattcaagaaaaagaaattattttgcttaagatACTCAGTTGCATGTATAATTGCATACTTAAGCCAGCAAATATGAATATAGCTCTAATGAATTAGCCCAGTAtgcaaattagaatttgaattatgaCTGGATTAACCattcttaatacatttttattattgagcAAAGCTGATTTGTTTGCATTTactatataaattaagtttcaattaattttacccaaaaattaaatattcacttcagaaatttctatttgtagtgcttttttttttagaaaaatgtttagaaatgaatatgaattgctttaaaagaataaatctgaTATAATTGGAAAACAACAtagtagatatttaaatataaaacttatttagctaaaaaaaaattttatcatatttctttaaaaaaaaattacctttatatatattttcatttatattttctatttggaCAAAAATATGCAACATGGagcttgtaaatatttttttttataattattacacaatttatttcattatcagtTTCATAAACAGAATCAtgcacatttattaataaatcttaaattaaattctggAAACTGATAAATCGTTTTTTGTCTTCAACTTGTAATTTTTCAACTATACTACATAACTATTACTGAGCCAATACTGACTCGCCTAAATATAGATAGCAATTTGATTGcctaattctacaaaaaaaaaaaaagccttttgtTTAATTTGCTTTTGATCCATTTAACATTCAATGATTTCTACATAATaactattttacaaattataatttaatttatactcgCATTAATACAGTTTATTTTAGTACTCTGGCAAAACTGCTagaaatactattataaaatataatctaggaaagtattttgtttttcttttgcaagagaatatattcaaaaattaatcaagagTATTCATGGCTCCTTTAGTGGAActgtataatataaattcaaagtttttgtACAGTCTGTAATTATTTGATTTACCAGGATACATTGTGCTCATAAGACTGGCACTTTTGtactttttttggaataatttagaATGTAATAAATAGTAATGTAATTTGTAAAGTGAAAGTTTGAGCTAGGTGTTGCTTTGTCATGTGATCAAGAAATTTTGGGTTTCCCCCCTCCCCTTCTAATACTATGtacagaaatatttcatatgaagAAAACTTGACTCAGTTTGTAGCAATTCAAGTTATCACATATACAATTATGCCTTTAGCTCATAGAACAGATAATTCAGCTTgcatactttaataatttttcaagttttgttctgagtttttttagaaattaaatatatgcctttaaagaaaatgttttactatCATATCAAGACAATATGTCAGTTACATGATAAGATTATTCGTTTGGCATCTTTTGTTATCCAGTCAAAACAAGAACTAATTTCTTATCTactgcaatattttcatttcctccCCCTCCCCAATTTTCAAACAGGAAGTTGATTATCAAAGCAAATATACtgcaggaaataaattttatcctttcTAGTTAAATTAGTAATACATAGTGCAAGATTTTAAGAGAAAACAATATTGAGTCACATTGACATgaacaatacaaaatataaattattttcgtgGAACTAACACTGTATCGTCACTAGCAACGtcatgaaatatctataaaataactaTCATTCATCATCagcaaattataaacaatttggTCAAGTGACTCAAACAGAACAGTAGAGTTAACAAAATTCTCAGACAAATGAATGTGTTAACTGCAAACATGTTGTTTGCAGTTTGCAGTtaaattcagtattattattattatttttaatttcactattttatttattttttcattgttgtatatttcttcaaaaagccTTCATTATAAAAAAAGGGTGCTTTTCaagatgaacaaaatttaattctacatCAATTAAAGATGCCAAAAGGATATCAATTTAGTATTTTTGTTAATCCATGTAATtgtcttgttttaaataataattacataaagatggtatacaattttttcaataataaatttaaataatttgttttaaaaattctatttaaaaacattgcaaTTGATGTTCTTTTGCttgccattttaattatttgcttaacaATCCTCTGGAGAGTTGGCGAGTGTTAGCAGAACAGCCCCAACATTGCTTCAAAGCAATGAAAACATACATAAACTATTAccttaaattttgacaaattattcacgtaacttcaaaattccctttaaaaaatggcataaaaatttggtaaatttcGACATAAAGCTGAGTTTTTCATAACTGTTAACATTCAAATGGAAAGTAACAAATTATGAATGAGatcttaagaaatattcaaagcaaacaaatttttgaaattcatgggGGGGGGAtcacaatttcatatttaatttttgttttataatacaaGTAAACAGCTGAGAAAACTgattaagatattttcaattgcataatttaaatacacaggtaaaatcttttcagttttatacctaaaatttatgtaaaaagaaattaccTCTTCATCACTAATATCTTTAATGGTATAAGATACAACAGTGATTCCCATGTTAACTAAATCAGAAGATGCCACCTCAAATACTTGCTTAGAAAACTTTTTTCTGTCtttatatatttcctaaaataaacaagtgaaaaaaatattaaaattctatttattatagtAGCACATTATACAAATTCAATatcaagtaaaaatttataaattttttcaaaacaacagTCAATTGAGAGAAAACAAGATcatgtatattttgaatttcttttgtgataatttatttacatacaaatttccaaacttttatgcaagtcaagtaaatattttcactatACCTCAACAGACATGGTGCCCATAATAGCTCTCTGGTGTCCTTCTAAGGTTTCTCTGGCAATATGCATAATTTCTGATTCTCTTTTCCCAAGAAATTGTTCACAAGCAGCACGTAACATCTCAGAATTTTGTCCTTGTATTTTTACCTATTATTCAGAAACAACTTTAATACAAAGCATACACTTacatgaatttcaatataaattgtatttcaaagCAAATTGTGAGGAGGGGGGAGACAAAATTATAAACTTAGTTAAAGCCCaacatgcttcaaaaataaattctcttcaatggatatcaaaaaaaattatatatatatatttttttttccggaaataatattctaaaacaattttacttaaaaagaatcAAAAGGCGAAAAGTAAGAAATTCATAAGAATTTACTACATAGTCAGTATATATAAAtcgttttataaaaatagaaatatatgcatgttgacattttaattaattttacttggataattttattaataatttttcacattttactcttaaaatgatgaaaatatcaatttgaactgtgtaagattttaattaatttataattgctaAATAAACCACACTAATTCATTTTGTATGTTCATACTGATACTgctatttattacttaaaacaatTGTTTATAACTACACAAATATTCATTCTAGCTATTTCTAattgttatttaagaaaattaaaaagcttttaaattagcatcaatataagataaaaattatacttcaagAACTAGTAATCAAGAACACAAATAGGTAAATTTGATTGTTTCAATAACAAAGAAAGAATGAAATCCATTCCAGGTAGTATTTATGCATTGTTGGATAGATCTGTTCAGTAAATTCACACATTTTAGATAGATTCCTTATAGGAAGATTAATTATTGCAAGTCTTTCTcaagataaattttgaagaaatttctacAGATCTTCACCAATCAtagtccctagaacccaaaaaTATCCTTTGTTCAAAAGTGTATGTGTAAGTATAACACTTTGCCTATGTTACTTATTAACATAATAActatattcattttgattgaattttaaccAATTTAGGTTAtgttgtaagaaatgtaaaagacTCGGGTGACTTTATATATGGACCATCAAATTtaaagggggaggggggggggattataaggagagtaaaattttcatttccttatagCTTCCTTaaaattgaagatagaaaaataaaattggattaaagcatttaaatgaacAGCTTCAgtactaaaaattttttcaacagCTGCAGCTTAGAAATTAAGTGCtggaaagtaattcttttttttaattttctcattctgCACtgctttaaagtaaattaattgctGATTTGACCAACCAAACTCTTTTAAATCAAAGGTTTTCACTTGCAactaaattcattacaaaaatttataaaatcattgatttttgtACATcaaatagtgaaaaataatttgaagttttgtttaaacaaataatcaaatttttgttgaaCTTTGTCTTgtataaagattaataatttatctttttaatgattaataatttttaaatgaaatagctatttaatatacattaaaaataaattttgtttcaataagaaatttatagatttttataaatatgtctttTACTCAAACTTTTTTTAAGATCATCCCAATTTTGAGTAATCTTTTCTGGTTATCatagaattatttcaattgtaATACTGCTACATTTTATATGatcaattttctataaaaattataatgtttacaaaataGACTTGCATTTCTCAAACTATTTACCTCtttctgcaaaatattcatttataatgcaACTCTTACACATTCTATAAATTTATCCAAGATTAAAACTATTCGtatgagaaatttaaattgatattgcaTAACTAATAATGTACTTGGTAAATTGTATaagcttaaatcaatgaaaagaatacaaaaaaaaaccaataGAATATAACAAATGATCCTAAAAGTTCTTGTTTCTGAATATAGAGAAGaatagaaattaagaatttttaaaacagatattaaaGTTAGATAAATTTAACGTAACAGATACTcaaattatattcttcaaaaatatggttCAATTCTGTATAATAAATAGCTTAGATcctaaatttttctatatttaaagaaGTTTAACCTCAGAAAACTGTAGatcaaattgttaaataaagtaggAATAGCATAAAGTAAATAGACGTTTCATATCataaactattacttttaaattattcatttaaagaaaaacttggtactaacattttaaattaaacttcaagGT is a window encoding:
- the LOC129981097 gene encoding flotillin-1-like, translating into MPGFVTCGPNEALVVSGCCHTNPLMVPGGRVFVWPWIQRVQRITLNTMTLTIESPKVYTQQGVPISVTGIAQVKIQGQNSEMLRAACEQFLGKRESEIMHIARETLEGHQRAIMGTMSVEEIYKDRKKFSKQVFEVASSDLVNMGITVVSYTIKDISDEEGYLKALGMARTAEVKRDARMGEAEARRDSQIKEAIAEEEKMAARYLNDTEIAKAQRDFELKKAAYDMEVNTKKAESDLAYNLQAAKTRQRIKEEQMQVKVIERTQDIQVQEQEILRKERELEATVRRPAEAEKYRLEKLAEANRNRVIMEAEAEAEAIRLKGEAEAFAIEAKAKAEAEQMAKKADAFREYKDAAMVDMFLETLPKLAAEISAPLSQCKKVTMVSSGKNEMGASKLTGEVMDIISKVPHVVSKLTGVDITHSMKLAQAAM